One Chitinophagales bacterium genomic window carries:
- the cas1 gene encoding CRISPR-associated endonuclease Cas1, whose protein sequence is MLKRTLVISSPHHLSVRNKQLMLDNKDTGEQNQAPIEDLGCLLLDQQGITLTQAAISELTLHNVSVIFCDEKHLPVSMLLPLEGHYLPNQRLRQQLDAGEPLRKQLWQQTVKAKLRNQAALLDSIGKSGEPLRRWATRVRSGDTTNVEGLAARYYWRNLFGEAFKRDRYGEPPNQLLNYGYAILRAAAARSLVASGLLPTLGIHHHNKYNAFCLADDIMEPFRPFVDRVVWERIRQGAAGDITREDKTALLEVLNTDVWWGKERSLLATALGTVSAHLAACFEGTRQSLKYPEMKVMKENGQVLRR, encoded by the coding sequence ATGCTCAAGCGTACCCTGGTCATTAGCAGCCCGCACCATCTCAGCGTGCGCAACAAACAACTGATGCTTGACAACAAAGACACGGGCGAGCAGAATCAGGCGCCCATTGAAGATCTTGGTTGCCTCCTCCTTGACCAGCAAGGCATCACCCTCACACAGGCAGCCATTTCGGAGCTCACCCTTCATAACGTATCAGTAATATTTTGCGATGAAAAGCATCTGCCAGTGTCCATGCTGCTGCCGCTGGAGGGGCATTACCTGCCCAACCAGCGATTAAGGCAGCAACTGGATGCCGGTGAGCCGCTGCGCAAACAGCTCTGGCAGCAAACCGTGAAAGCCAAGCTGCGCAACCAGGCTGCCCTGCTGGACAGCATCGGCAAAAGTGGCGAACCGCTCAGAAGATGGGCAACACGCGTGCGTAGCGGTGATACCACCAACGTGGAAGGCTTGGCCGCCCGCTACTACTGGCGCAACCTCTTTGGCGAGGCCTTCAAACGCGACCGCTATGGCGAACCGCCTAATCAGCTGCTCAACTACGGCTATGCTATCCTGCGTGCAGCGGCCGCCCGCTCGTTGGTTGCTTCCGGCCTACTCCCCACCCTCGGCATCCATCACCATAATAAATACAATGCCTTTTGCCTGGCTGATGATATCATGGAGCCATTTAGACCATTTGTTGACCGGGTGGTATGGGAGCGTATCCGGCAGGGCGCTGCTGGGGATATCACCCGCGAAGATAAAACGGCTTTGCTGGAAGTGCTCAATACAGACGTGTGGTGGGGAAAGGAGAGAAGCCTCCTGGCAACTGCCCTGGGCACGGTAAGCGCCCATCTTGCCGCTTGCTTTGAAGGAACCCGGCAAAGCCTGAAATATCCCGAAATGAAGGTGATGAAGGAAAACGGACAGGTACTGCGGAGATAA
- the cas2 gene encoding CRISPR-associated endoribonuclease Cas2: MVKNHFSRLSAYRVMWLFVIFDLPTETKADRKAYAEFRKKLQRQGFTMMQYSVYIRHCAGSEAAETYIKKVKSFIPAKGHVSIVQITDRQFGNIVNFWGSQPAPLPKAPKQLEFF, from the coding sequence ATGGTAAAAAATCATTTCTCGCGCCTTAGTGCCTATCGCGTTATGTGGCTCTTTGTGATTTTTGATTTACCCACTGAAACCAAAGCCGACCGCAAAGCCTATGCGGAATTCCGGAAAAAACTTCAGCGTCAGGGTTTTACCATGATGCAGTATTCCGTTTATATTCGCCATTGTGCCGGCAGCGAAGCTGCGGAAACATACATCAAAAAAGTAAAAAGCTTTATTCCGGCTAAAGGGCATGTAAGCATTGTACAGATTACAGACAGGCAATTTGGCAATATCGTGAATTTCTGGGGGAGCCAACCAGCACCCCTCCCCAAGGCACCTAAGCAACTGGAATTTTTTTAG
- a CDS encoding DNA-binding response regulator produces MNPIANILIADDHQIVIDGLKSILNGTPYHVAGEAVNGQQALDLIQTYPKSFDVLITDISMPLLSGTELCKMVKHSYPEIKVLILSMYSSAPVIREALLAEADGFILKNAGKEELLKALHTILHHGTYYSDAIIPIIYGQIEKEKKQKANLSLLSKRELEILSLIVREYTSEQIAEKLFISKKTVDNHRANILEKTGCKSTIGLVKFALIHGIER; encoded by the coding sequence ATGAATCCAATAGCAAACATTCTCATAGCTGATGATCATCAGATCGTGATTGATGGCCTCAAGAGCATTTTAAACGGCACACCTTATCATGTAGCCGGTGAGGCAGTAAACGGTCAGCAGGCATTAGACCTTATCCAGACCTACCCCAAAAGTTTTGATGTGCTGATTACAGACATCAGCATGCCATTGCTGAGCGGTACGGAACTATGTAAAATGGTCAAACACAGTTATCCGGAAATAAAGGTGCTTATTCTTTCCATGTACAGCAGCGCCCCCGTAATCAGGGAAGCCTTACTCGCAGAAGCAGACGGATTCATCCTAAAAAATGCCGGCAAGGAAGAATTGCTGAAGGCTCTGCATACGATTTTACACCATGGCACTTACTACTCGGATGCCATTATTCCCATTATTTACGGTCAGATTGAAAAAGAAAAAAAGCAAAAAGCCAACCTTTCCCTGCTCAGTAAGCGCGAACTCGAAATTCTTTCCTTAATCGTCAGAGAATACACCAGCGAGCAAATTGCAGAAAAACTATTTATCAGTAAAAAAACAGTGGACAATCATCGCGCCAACATCCTGGAGAAAACGGGTTGTAAGAGTACTATCGGTTTGGTGAAGTTTGCGTTGATCCATGGCATAGAGCGATAG